Proteins encoded by one window of Gemmatimonadota bacterium:
- a CDS encoding DUF58 domain-containing protein → MTSPVRSGRAPRPDLLLPAEVARLGGLEVVTSGIVEGFLAGLHRSPRRGFSVEFAEHRQYQPGDEPRYVDWKLLARTDRLYVKQFEEETNLRAMLVLDASASMAWSGAPERLTKLDYASRLAAALALVLVRQRDAAGLVTFDEEVRTILPARARVAHWNQLSRTLADLRPGLGTAAEPALQQVVSALRRRGMVVFISDLLLDRELALKALRFLRHRGHEVLVLHIADPAELTLARGDETRFRDPESGKAVTLSPSEWGDAYQRTVAGVVRAWGISCRAAGMRYAVVPTDLPFGVALGRALGA, encoded by the coding sequence ATGACGAGCCCGGTCCGTTCCGGCCGTGCCCCCCGTCCCGACCTCCTGCTCCCCGCTGAAGTGGCACGCCTCGGGGGCCTCGAAGTCGTCACGAGCGGCATCGTCGAAGGTTTTCTTGCTGGACTCCACCGCTCCCCGCGTCGCGGGTTCTCGGTGGAGTTTGCGGAGCATCGGCAGTATCAGCCTGGCGACGAGCCGCGTTACGTCGACTGGAAATTGCTGGCTCGCACCGATCGGCTCTACGTCAAGCAGTTCGAAGAAGAGACCAATCTCCGCGCGATGCTGGTCCTCGATGCCTCCGCCTCGATGGCCTGGAGCGGCGCGCCCGAGCGCCTGACCAAACTCGACTACGCCTCACGACTCGCCGCAGCACTCGCCCTCGTGCTGGTGCGCCAGCGCGATGCCGCCGGTCTGGTGACCTTCGACGAAGAGGTCCGGACCATTCTCCCGGCACGCGCGCGCGTCGCCCACTGGAACCAGCTGTCGCGTACCCTCGCTGACCTGCGACCAGGGCTCGGGACGGCCGCCGAGCCGGCATTGCAGCAGGTCGTCAGCGCGCTGCGCCGCCGCGGCATGGTGGTGTTCATCTCGGATCTCCTGCTCGATCGCGAACTCGCCCTGAAGGCGCTCCGCTTCCTGCGACACCGCGGGCACGAGGTGCTGGTGCTCCACATCGCCGATCCGGCGGAGCTTACCCTCGCCCGCGGCGACGAGACGCGCTTCCGCGATCCCGAGTCGGGAAAGGCCGTGACGTTGTCGCCGTCCGAGTGGGGTGATGCCTATCAGCGGACGGTCGCCGGCGTCGTGCGTGCGTGGGGTATCTCCTGTCGCGCTGCCGGAATGCGCTATGCCGTGGTGCCGACCGATCTCCCCTTCGGTGTGGCGCTCGGACGCGCCCTCGGCGCATGA
- a CDS encoding BatA domain-containing protein, whose translation MIGFTTPWLLFGLIAAAIPILLHLVQRREPPELSFPAVRYLEDATRDHRRRIKLRHLLLLAVRTLLIVALVLAAAGLTVRRGGVVRHAPSALVLILDNSASSGTVIDGIPVVTSLVTAARAVLARATADDRLWLLTADGTVRGGTAADLGRELDAVGVLPVRLDLGVAVATGRDLVRGAGRPGEVVVISDLQRTALGAARAGSNVLVLRPDVAPPANRRIQSLVTSSQPWGADGGRLTFGVAAGDTVAVPVALRIAGRSGRDLLVTPGVPVTQRISGLTPGWLTLTVSLPPDELRSDDVQSVAVRVAPAPVVRWDNDDRFVSAAFEVLRSDGRVRSGDAVRFGTLGSGASVVMPPEDPSRIGAVNRGLAARGVTWRFGAPVASGERTDSSALLPGTERIARRITLESAGRSGDVLATVAGQPWLVRSGNVLLVGSRLDTAWSSLPLSAAFLPFLDALVSRAAEGVLTTSELVAGAELRLPEAVGSVAGPAGSVAVEGGSLWRPRTPGVYHLVGRGDTLGAVTVTVDPRESELARAADGDVRALWSGATVASLTSGPRRAFTAGSRGDLRGALLVLALCCALAETGLAGRAGRRN comes from the coding sequence ATGATCGGATTTACCACGCCCTGGTTGCTGTTCGGTCTGATTGCTGCCGCGATTCCCATTCTGTTACATCTGGTGCAGCGCCGCGAGCCACCGGAGCTCTCCTTCCCGGCGGTGCGCTACCTCGAAGACGCGACCCGCGATCATCGTCGCCGGATCAAGCTCCGCCACCTGCTGCTCCTGGCCGTGCGCACCCTGCTCATTGTGGCGCTCGTGCTCGCGGCGGCGGGACTCACCGTGCGACGCGGCGGCGTGGTCCGTCACGCGCCGAGCGCCCTGGTGCTGATCCTCGACAACTCGGCCAGCAGCGGCACGGTAATCGACGGCATCCCCGTCGTGACGTCGCTGGTTACCGCTGCGCGTGCGGTGCTTGCGCGAGCCACTGCGGACGATCGACTCTGGCTCCTCACCGCGGACGGCACCGTGCGGGGCGGCACCGCTGCCGACCTCGGTCGGGAACTCGATGCCGTCGGCGTGCTGCCGGTGCGCCTCGATCTCGGAGTCGCGGTCGCCACCGGGCGTGACCTCGTGCGCGGCGCCGGTCGTCCCGGCGAAGTGGTGGTGATCAGCGACCTGCAGCGAACGGCGCTCGGTGCCGCGCGCGCCGGGAGCAACGTGCTGGTGCTGCGTCCCGACGTCGCGCCGCCAGCGAATCGCCGGATTCAGTCGCTGGTCACCAGCTCGCAGCCGTGGGGCGCCGATGGCGGTCGTCTCACCTTCGGCGTGGCTGCCGGAGACACCGTCGCGGTGCCCGTCGCGCTGCGCATCGCAGGACGCAGCGGTCGTGACCTGCTGGTGACGCCAGGTGTGCCAGTCACGCAACGGATTAGTGGCCTCACGCCGGGGTGGCTCACCCTCACGGTGTCGTTGCCTCCCGATGAATTGCGCAGCGATGATGTGCAGTCGGTGGCCGTGCGGGTTGCGCCAGCACCGGTGGTGCGCTGGGACAACGATGATCGCTTCGTGTCCGCCGCGTTCGAAGTGCTTCGCAGCGATGGTCGCGTGCGCAGTGGCGATGCGGTGCGCTTCGGGACCCTCGGCTCTGGCGCCAGTGTGGTGATGCCACCGGAAGACCCGTCACGGATTGGCGCGGTGAATCGCGGTCTTGCCGCACGTGGCGTCACCTGGCGCTTCGGAGCGCCGGTGGCGAGCGGTGAACGGACCGATAGTTCCGCATTGCTCCCTGGAACCGAACGGATTGCCCGCCGCATCACGCTGGAGTCGGCCGGCCGAAGCGGAGATGTGCTCGCGACGGTGGCAGGCCAGCCCTGGCTGGTGCGGAGTGGCAATGTGCTGCTCGTGGGCTCCCGGCTCGATACTGCCTGGAGTTCGTTGCCGCTCTCGGCAGCCTTTCTTCCGTTCCTGGATGCCCTCGTGAGTCGCGCCGCGGAAGGCGTGCTGACGACCTCCGAACTGGTCGCCGGCGCGGAGTTGCGGCTCCCCGAGGCCGTGGGCTCGGTGGCCGGTCCGGCCGGTTCAGTGGCGGTTGAGGGCGGGTCGCTCTGGCGGCCCCGGACTCCCGGGGTGTACCACCTGGTGGGCCGCGGAGATACCTTGGGCGCCGTCACCGTGACCGTCGATCCGCGCGAATCCGAACTCGCGCGGGCGGCGGATGGTGATGTTCGTGCCCTGTGGAGTGGTGCGACGGTGGCCTCGCTGACCAGCGGCCCTCGTCGAGCGTTCACTGCCGGGAGCCGCGGCGATCTGCGCGGTGCCCTGCTCGTTCTTGCGCTTTGCTGTGCTCTCGCGGAAACCGGCCTCGCCGGACGCGCGGGCCGACGGAACTGA
- the mfd gene encoding transcription-repair coupling factor has protein sequence MTLRPILDAFDRCAAVRALADRLPVRGATLSLAGLPGSSRAVLATWLTQRVGAGRLVVVITATPADAERWLTDLQHLTTAGVALYPQREALGEDEPHFEIAGERIETLASLLRGELQVLVTTARASAERTAVPAALEQLRLQVTVGEARPLRDVVASLERMGYQRVPAVSEVAEFSVRGGIVDVYGFGMSTPARLEWWGDDISSIRAFDLTTQRSGDEFPDVTVLPITSVAVRDLDSPGQRVERKSLLELLPVDALLFEESPHPDEEEVDRAWREAEHHLEIARRLGEDVPKRDEIFVDPATWRGRRANFARLVIAEEAADVQMGFFPPERVDRDLGRLRAMLGHGTPTLILCDNEGQRERLDELLEDGGFRPAGTTLVVGALDGGFVMPTLRVLTDHEIFRRARRLRRSRRYRQAAPSAVTGALTLGDYVVHLEHGIGVYRGIQTLTIDGGTIEVAILEYEGGDRLNVPLYRLDQLERYRAAGDDGDRPPPKIHRLGGTAWRKVREKTREAIQAMAAELLDLYARRGISAGFPFPPDSRWQRELESSFLYEDTPDQRTATEDIKKDMERPKPMDRLLVGDVGYGKTEVAVRAAFKAVQGGKQVAVLVPTTILAEQHFRTFADRLADYPVTVEALSRFRSAKEQKETVRKLADGELDIVIGTHRLLSKDVLFKDLGLLVVDEEHRFGVKHKERLKSLRLAVDVLTLTATPIPRTLHLSLAGLRDMTVIETAPRDRSPILTFVEPWDDALLEEAMARELDRGGQVFVVHNRIETIETIAARIRALAPRARVDVGHGQMAADDLENVMQRFVVGELDILVSTMIVESGLDVPNANTMIVHDAHRFGLAQLYQLRGRVGRSHRRAYCYLVVPDTIDQTADERLKVLEHHTDLGAGYRIALKDLELRGAGNLLGSEQSGHAQAVGFDLYMRWLEETVTAMRGQGGGDAPQPPDVVFDQPAHLPDDFVPDDETKLDLYRRLARASAPGDIDELRAELRERFGPLPAEADALLDMGRLRALGAKLGVQHILVRGDEARLSFRHGAAPRMAGLTQALDDVQLAAEVRRTVPLSLRLVRLGGEALIPSLVRALRQVAA, from the coding sequence ATGACGCTGCGTCCCATCCTTGATGCCTTCGACCGCTGCGCCGCCGTTCGTGCGCTCGCGGATCGCTTGCCCGTGCGCGGCGCCACGCTCTCGCTCGCCGGACTTCCGGGTTCCTCCCGCGCGGTACTCGCAACCTGGCTGACACAGCGCGTGGGTGCCGGACGTCTCGTGGTGGTCATCACCGCGACCCCCGCTGATGCCGAGCGGTGGCTCACCGACTTGCAGCACCTCACCACCGCCGGCGTGGCGCTGTATCCGCAGCGCGAAGCCCTCGGGGAAGACGAGCCGCACTTCGAGATCGCCGGGGAGCGCATCGAAACACTCGCGTCACTGCTGCGGGGTGAGCTGCAGGTGCTGGTCACCACGGCACGGGCGAGCGCCGAGCGAACGGCGGTTCCCGCCGCACTCGAGCAGCTGCGGCTGCAAGTGACCGTTGGCGAGGCGCGACCGTTGCGGGATGTCGTTGCTTCGCTGGAGCGAATGGGGTATCAACGCGTCCCGGCAGTCTCGGAAGTCGCCGAGTTCTCGGTGCGCGGCGGCATCGTTGATGTCTACGGCTTCGGGATGTCGACACCGGCCCGGCTCGAGTGGTGGGGCGACGATATCTCCTCGATTCGCGCCTTCGATCTCACGACCCAGCGGTCGGGTGATGAATTCCCCGATGTCACGGTGTTGCCGATCACTTCGGTTGCCGTGCGCGATCTCGACTCGCCGGGGCAGCGCGTCGAGCGCAAGTCGCTGCTCGAACTCCTGCCGGTCGATGCGCTGCTGTTCGAGGAATCGCCGCATCCCGATGAGGAGGAAGTCGACCGCGCCTGGCGCGAGGCCGAGCATCATCTCGAGATCGCGCGACGACTCGGCGAAGATGTGCCGAAGCGCGACGAGATCTTCGTCGATCCGGCGACCTGGCGCGGCCGGCGTGCGAACTTCGCCCGGCTGGTGATCGCCGAAGAAGCTGCTGACGTGCAAATGGGGTTCTTCCCGCCTGAACGCGTCGACCGCGACCTCGGCCGACTCCGTGCGATGCTCGGTCACGGCACCCCGACGCTGATCCTCTGCGACAACGAAGGGCAACGCGAGCGCCTCGATGAACTCCTCGAGGATGGCGGTTTCCGCCCGGCCGGCACCACGCTGGTGGTCGGTGCGCTCGATGGCGGCTTCGTGATGCCGACGCTGCGTGTCCTCACCGATCACGAAATCTTCCGACGGGCGCGCCGGCTACGCCGTTCGCGTCGCTACCGCCAGGCCGCCCCATCGGCGGTCACCGGCGCGCTCACGCTGGGCGACTACGTCGTCCATCTCGAACACGGCATCGGCGTCTATCGCGGCATCCAGACGCTCACGATTGATGGTGGCACCATCGAAGTCGCGATTCTCGAGTACGAAGGTGGCGACCGGCTCAATGTCCCGCTCTATCGACTCGATCAGCTCGAACGCTATCGCGCTGCGGGCGACGACGGCGATCGACCACCGCCGAAGATCCATCGTCTCGGTGGCACGGCGTGGCGCAAGGTGCGCGAGAAGACCCGCGAAGCCATCCAGGCGATGGCAGCTGAACTGCTCGACCTGTATGCGCGGCGCGGCATCAGCGCCGGCTTCCCGTTTCCGCCCGACAGTCGCTGGCAACGCGAGCTGGAGTCGTCGTTCCTCTACGAGGACACGCCGGATCAGCGCACCGCCACCGAAGACATCAAGAAGGATATGGAACGGCCGAAGCCGATGGACCGGCTGCTGGTGGGCGACGTGGGCTACGGCAAGACGGAAGTCGCGGTACGTGCGGCCTTCAAGGCGGTGCAGGGCGGGAAACAGGTCGCCGTGCTGGTGCCGACCACGATTCTTGCCGAACAGCATTTCCGGACCTTCGCGGATCGGCTCGCCGACTATCCGGTGACGGTGGAGGCACTTTCGCGCTTCCGCAGTGCGAAGGAACAGAAGGAAACGGTACGCAAGCTCGCCGATGGCGAACTCGATATCGTGATCGGCACGCACCGGCTGCTCTCGAAGGATGTGCTCTTCAAGGACCTCGGTCTGCTGGTTGTCGACGAGGAGCACCGCTTCGGCGTGAAGCACAAGGAACGGCTGAAGTCCCTGCGACTCGCGGTCGATGTGCTCACCCTCACTGCCACGCCGATTCCGCGGACGCTCCACCTCTCGCTCGCAGGCCTGCGCGACATGACGGTGATCGAGACGGCGCCGCGCGATCGGTCGCCGATCCTGACCTTCGTCGAACCGTGGGACGACGCCTTGCTCGAAGAGGCCATGGCGCGCGAACTCGACCGCGGTGGCCAGGTGTTCGTGGTGCACAACCGGATCGAGACCATCGAGACCATCGCGGCGCGTATCCGCGCCCTGGCGCCGCGGGCGCGGGTCGATGTCGGGCACGGTCAGATGGCGGCGGACGACCTCGAGAACGTGATGCAACGCTTCGTGGTGGGTGAACTCGATATCCTCGTCTCGACGATGATCGTCGAATCCGGGCTCGACGTTCCGAATGCGAACACGATGATCGTCCATGACGCCCACCGTTTCGGTCTGGCGCAGCTCTATCAGCTGCGGGGACGCGTTGGCCGGAGCCACCGGCGGGCCTATTGCTACCTGGTGGTCCCCGACACCATCGACCAGACGGCGGATGAGCGACTCAAGGTGCTTGAGCATCATACTGATCTGGGGGCCGGCTACCGGATTGCGCTCAAGGATCTGGAGCTTCGGGGGGCGGGAAACCTCCTCGGGTCAGAGCAGTCGGGGCACGCGCAGGCGGTGGGTTTCGACCTCTATATGCGCTGGCTGGAAGAGACGGTCACCGCGATGCGCGGGCAGGGCGGTGGGGATGCTCCCCAGCCCCCAGACGTGGTTTTCGACCAGCCGGCCCATCTCCCGGACGATTTCGTGCCCGACGACGAGACCAAGCTGGACCTCTACCGGCGACTGGCGCGGGCGTCGGCTCCCGGCGACATTGATGAGCTGCGGGCGGAACTCCGCGAGCGGTTCGGACCGCTCCCGGCGGAAGCTGACGCCCTGCTGGACATGGGTCGCCTCCGCGCCCTGGGTGCCAAGCTCGGGGTGCAACACATTCTTGTGCGGGGGGACGAGGCTCGTCTCTCCTTCCGGCATGGTGCCGCACCGAGGATGGCGGGGCTGACCCAGGCGCTGGATGATGTGCAGCTGGCCGCCGAGGTGCGCCGGACGGTGCCACTGTCGCTTCGATTGGTCCGGCTCGGGGGTGAAGCTCTCATCCCGTCGTTGGTTCGTGCGCTTCGTCAGGTGGCCGCGTAG